The following are encoded in a window of Torulaspora globosa chromosome 4, complete sequence genomic DNA:
- the RTT10 gene encoding tRNA (34-2'-O)-methyltransferase regulator RTT10 (ancestral locus Anc_6.177), with product MKYLAHYGPSLCVKFHGNLVYAASGPFLHSYDYHTGELKSRCRIFHRNKIHGICIGKDGALLLYGANSLSLVDLQAVNERTCLLEHEKTVNGWVISGEFSYSGDQVYLLTSYNKVIVCDKVGRPVTSKSLCEEKSILYSGSITVHSQDKVYVNAGTVMGGILLWDLYAEEMVHNLKGHEGSIFFVTESADGRYVASCSDDRSIRLWDLKTGELLSVGWGHTARIWNLKFFDNGNRIVSVSEDCTCRIWEIRQQRDSIDLIQQNVYEVHLTKNIWGVDVDRSGKKVVTAGNDGRIKVTDLGGQSGTEEEQKCYTIEEISGCTNVPMQKGEIIKGFEWFDFGLVAITSTGKIFLLSSTKDSWIYLTENDKFSSYSTTHGVSNENVIVFANNKSDLLLLKFSNDGERIVAKTEYHCSTLSKTTNCLIRKDSTSALLALLESPNPRDHLVCLKFSPSTLTHLDSYHFTKPANFVSTCMEVYQNFMLIGSRFSTLAIFDLMSTGTLPYVIRNVNPGDTTTSIKHVEDQGSSSLFSVTNRDGYYDIIKVNLTEDPSHKIIHSNKIVRGFLEGADFNDRGDFITYGFKSSLFYVYNETACFEVFSHICGGAHRQWKLCHDSKTYVLVYIKASDIYIKRFKKAAAPEALFAGIHGREIRDIAVQKHRKFNDGFLFCTASEDTTMKLMHVDPKSGRLTNYWTQRKHVSGLQRCQFINETLMISCSAREELFLWEVDAQTGGRRPYMTLRQTLPTSSGNPDLRIMDFDVKFDSKGENFVMATVYSDSAIKLWFYDRKESSFSLILRGHYKTCCLLNVLLEVLRDQLCLIASATDGHLVYYNISKRISFKINVDDDRLTFGDLKSCKSHLPDYDCRLRVHQSGIKTVDSVVRTNGDLVIYTGGDDNGLGITLASFNESTAKICARVADFQEKAAASTITSCNLIDNATKLLATSVDQTLRLWDVSEEKLVLVDSSYTTIADTGSSDCVAIDKSAQLALIGGVGLSVVQMS from the coding sequence ATGAAATACCTTGCGCATTATGGACCATCTCTGTGCGTGAAATTTCACGGGAATTTGGTGTACGCCGCAAGCGGACCGTTTTTACATTCCTACGACTATCATACAGGTGAATTGAAAAGCAGATGTAGGATCTTTCACAGAAATAAAATCCATGGGATATGTATCGGGAAGGATGGAGCTTTGTTGCTTTATGGCGCTAACTCTCTTTCACTTGTCGACTTGCAGGCTGTGAACGAGAGGACCTGTTTACTAGAGCATGAAAAAACTGTTAATGGTTGGGTAATCAGTGGTGAATTCAGTTATTCAGGCGACCAGGTCTATTTGCTGACGTCGTACAACAAGGTTATTGTCTGCGATAAGGTTGGACGTCCGGTGACGAGTAAAAGCCTTTGCGAAGAGAAATCCATTCTGTACTCTGGCTCAATCACGGTTCACTCACAAGACAAGGTATATGTTAACGCCGGGACTGTCATGGGAGGCATTCTACTTTGGGATCTGTATGCGGAGGAAATGGTACACAACCTAAAGGGTCACGAAGGGTCTATCTTCTTTGTAACCGAGAGCGCGGACGGCCGCTATGTGGCTAGCTGCTCCGACGATAGATCTATAAGATTGTGGGATCTCAAAACTGGGGAATTGTTATCCGTAGGATGGGGACATACCGCAAGGATCTGGAAtttgaagttcttcgatAACGGTAACAGGATTGTCAGCGTTTCTGAGGATTGTACCTGTAGAATCTGGGAAATCCGTCAACAAAGAGACAGCATCGATTTGATACAGCAAAATGTCTATGAAGTTCATTTGACGAAGAACATTTGGGGAGTCGATGTTGACAGAAGCGGTAAAAAGGTTGTCACTGCAGGTAATGACGGCAGAATCAAAGTCACCGACCTGGGAGGCCAATCAGGAACTGAAGAGGAACAGAAATGCTATactattgaagaaatttctgGCTGCACTAATGTGCCTATGCAAAAAGGTGAGATAatcaaaggctttgaaTGGTTTGACTTTGGTCTTGTGGCCATAACTTCGACTGGCAAAATCTTCCTGCTGAGCTCCACCAAGGATAGTTGGATATATTTAACCGAAAACGACAAATTCAGCTCTTACAGTACCACTCATGGCGTTTCGAATGAGAATGTTATTGTCTTTGCAAACAACAAGAGcgatctccttcttctcaaatttaGCAACGATGGTGAGCGGATAGTGGCAAAAACGGAGTACCACTGTTCAACTCTCTCCAAAACCACTAACTGTTTGATTCGAAAGGACTCGACATCGGCACTGCTAGCTCTTTTGGAGTCTCCCAATCCTCGCGATCATTTGGTTTGCTTGAAATTTAGTCCTTCCACATTGACGCATCTTGACAGCTACCATTTTACCAAGCCAGCAAACTTTGTATCCACCTGCATGGAAGTGTATCAGAATTTCATGCTGATCGGTTCGAGATTCAGCACTTTAGCCATATTCGATTTAATGTCAACAGGTACTCTTCCGTATGTGATACGAAATGTGAACCCTGGCGATACCACGACGTCAATTAAGCATGTCGAAGATCAGGGAAGCTCAAGTCTATTCTCTGTCACGAACAGAGACGGTTACTATGATATCATCAAGGTTAATCTAACTGAAGATCCATCGCACAAGATAATTCATTCTAACAAGATAGTTCGGGGATTTCTAGAAGGGGCGGATTTCAATGACCGAGGGGACTTCATTACTTATGGATTCAAGTCGAGCTTGTTCTATGTTTATAATGAAACTGCTTGCTTTGAGGTGTTCAGTCACATTTGCGGTGGCGCTCATCGCCAGTGGAAGCTTTGCCACGATTCGAAGACTTACGTTTTGGTTTACATTAAGGCCTCGGACATCTACATCAAACGgttcaagaaagctgcAGCTCCAGAAGCCCTTTTCGCAGGAATTCATGGAAGAGAAATAAGAGATATAGCAGTTCAGAAGCATAGGAAGTTTAACGATGGATTTCTGTTCTGTACGGCTTCGGAAGACACCACCATGAAGTTGATGCATGTTGACCCGAAAAGTGGCCGCTTAACGAACTACTGGACTCAAAGAAAACACGTCTCGGGCCTGCAACGTTGCCAATTTATAAATGAGACGCTAATGATATCGTGCTCTGCCAGGGAGGAGTTATTTTTATGGGAGGTTGATGCGCAGACGGGCGGTCGTCGTCCTTATATGACTTTGAGACAAACCTTGCCGACCTCCAGCGGCAACCCAGATCTACGGATAATGGACTTTGATGTGAAATTTGACAGCAAAGGCGAGAATTTCGTAATGGCTACAGTATACTCAGACTCAGCAATCAAACTGTGGTTTTATGACCGGAAGGAAAGTTCGTTTTCGCTGATTCTTCGGGGACATTACAAGACTTGCTGCCTCCTCAATGTATTGTTGGAGGTTTTGCGCGATCAATTGTGCCTGATCGCCTCAGCAACTGATGGTCACTTGGTATACTACAACATATCAAAACggatttctttcaaaatcaatgTGGATGACGACAGGTTGACCTTCGGTGATCTTAAATCGTGCAAATCACACTTACCGGATTATGATTGCAGGCTGCGGGTACATCAATCAGGAATCAAAACCGTCGATTCTGTGGTGAGAACTAACGGAGATCTTGTGATATACACCGGAGGCGATGATAACGGGCTCGGAATCACTCTTGCCAGTTTCAATGAATCTACCGCTAAAATCTGCGCCCGTGTCGCAGACTTTCAGGAGAAAGCAGCTGCATCTACGATCACATCATGCAATTTGATCGACAACGCAACGAAACTCCTCGCAACGTCTGTTGATCAAACGCTGCGGTTATGGGATGTGAGTGAAGAGAAACTGGTTCTAGTCGACAGCTCGTACACAACAATCGCCGATACAGGATCGTCTGACTGCGTCGCCATCGACAAATCAGCTCAGCTCGCCCTCATAGGCGGTGTGGGGCTATCGGTTGTTCAGATGAGCTGA
- the TCO89 gene encoding Tco89p (ancestral locus Anc_6.175) has protein sequence MVNRGRSLRSDFEMTSAQSSGRNAGHLSSTVAGHPARHFRQFTTRSRTKSAASFKNLHRVLSHDGTTDFDNHGNAASTFVKSKSSDTLYRKRAISGLNMTNLTRVRSNPGHNFRSRSGSMASAHSLGAGAGTSRLRPSRSKSTHLVVDMHEGDELFDNDTTTDEEVEYFTDEEDEASNKGQKSAADLKQQTEREEQDEKEPIESHEIFEKSNSISKTLSNLTAPLEEYEEREAVINQPMHQTPSGLLRGHSDERADTGVSDFLAPDLGNTGGSRSNGDHHIHHDGEDHISNSNLNVYETDTLIANSLERQNNGYMKEGLSQLPNQDERPANGGQVDEFSQRRNSATEQYIPSMILSQSTGAVRRFEQPPSIQNSLSNNYHGASVDDVIQDKEANSRKQDIHSDSKNCASKSATEMEGNSQHYSNGTSSAADRNHFSTSISSLTNSLLRTAPNGLHSSTRMSHLMRKRTSQNSLIRSDLRSANGTDAPTSALHRENAASVSSINNFAQFLKSDVMDGESRTQRKLWLQRENSIMDLSAHNDGGDSVFMASNIEVKREFERISHEYTNVRRFCNPVEEALSRVDIGQNVVGVRRSKIPDTDIVDTLFPDDGAKDNKVDQFLPKTQDTKLHRILSSIWKDETALFNKDTNPVSGIRTTGSTHHSLQPNRSSLRSGFGSSTTLQHQRTINSLQPTTRAVNRRMENAIHHQQRL, from the coding sequence ATGGTTAATAGGGGAAGATCACTTCGGTCTGATTTCGAGATGACCTCCGCCCAGAGCAGTGGGAGGAATGCGGGCCATTTGTCGTCCACGGTTGCAGGGCATCCAGCAAGACATTTTAGACAGTTTACaacgagatcaaggacGAAGAGTGCTGCGAgtttcaagaatttgcaTAGGGTGCTGAGTCATGATGGAACCACCGATTTTGATAATCACGGTAACGCAGCTAGCACTTTTgtcaagagcaagagcTCTGATACTCTTTACAGGAAGCGGGCAATAAGTGGATTGAACATGACGAATTTGACCAGAGTCCGTTCCAATCCGGGGCATAATTTCAGGAGCCGGTCCGGATCTATGGCATCTGCTCATAGCCTAGGAGCGGGCGCAGGGACGTCGAGATTAAGGCCAAGCAGAAGCAAGAGCACTCATTTGGTGGTAGACATGCACGAAGGAGATGAGCTATTTGACAACGATACCACAACTGACGAGGAAGTAGAGTATTTCAccgatgaggaagatgaagcgTCTAACAAAGGTCAGAAATCGGCGGCGGACTTGAAGCAGCAAACAGAGCGGGAGGAGCAAGATGAGAAGGAGCCAATTGAGTCGCACGAGATCTTTGAAAAGTCCaattcaatttcaaaaacttTGAGCAACTTAACTGCTCCACTGGAGGAGTATGAGGAGAGAGAAGCGGTAATTAATCAACCTATGCACCAAACGCCTTCCGGTTTACTGAGAGGACACTCAGATGAAAGAGCTGATACGGGTGTTTCAGACTTTTTAGCGCCAGATCTTGGCAACACTGGTGGTAGTCGATCAAACGGTGATCATCACATTCATCATGACGGGGAAGATCACATCAGTAATTCCAACCTGAATGTTTATGAAACAGATACTTTGATTGCCAATAGCCTGGAAAGACAGAACAATGGCTATATGAAGGAGGGTCTCTCACAGCTGCCGAATCAGGATGAGCGACCTGCAAACGGTGGCCAGGTCGATGAGTTTTCTCAACGTAGAAATAGCGCTACAGAGCAGTACATTCCTAGTATGATACTCTCCCAATCGACAGGGGCGGTCAGGAGATTTGAACAGCCGCCCTCTATCCAAAATTCTCTTTCAAACAACTATCATGGAGCTAGCGTTGATGATGTGATTCAAGATAAAGAAGCTAATAGCCGCAAGCAGGACATCCACTCTGATTCGAAAAATTGTGCTTCGAAATCCGCTACAGAAATGGAAGGAAATTCACAACATTATTCGAACGGTACATCCTCAGCTGCTGATCGGAATCATTTCTCGACTTCAATATCAAGCCTGACCAATAGCCTACTTAGAACCGCTCCTAATGGTCTGCATAGCAGTACTCGCATGAGTCATTTGATGCGCAAGAGGACATCGCAGAACAGTCTCATTAGATCCGACCTTCGATCGGCCAATGGAACTGATGCCCCAActtcagctcttcatcgagagAATGCTGCCTCTGTTTCTTCTATCAATAATTTTGCTCAGTTCTTAAAATCAGATGTTATGGATGGCGAATCTAGAACACAGCGGAAGTTGTGGTTACAAAGAGAGAACTCTATAATGGATCTAAGTGCACATAATGATGGTGGTGACTCCGTTTTCATGGCAAGCAACATTGAGGTGAAGCGAGAGTTTGAAAGGATTTCACATGAGTATACAAACGTTAGACGATTCTGCAATCccgtcgaagaagctctctCAAGAGTGGACATTGGTCAGAACGTGGTTGGAGTAAGAAGGTCGAAAATACCTGACACTGACATTGTGGACACACTTTTTCCCGATGACGGTGCCAAAGACAACAAAGTCGACCAGTTTCTTCCAAAAACACAAGATACTAAGTTACACAGGATTTTATCTTCTATATGGAAGGATGAAACTGCTCTTTTTAATAAAGATACTAATCCAGTAAGCGGAATAAGGACGACCGGATCAACTCACCATTCCCTACAGCCGAACCGTAGCTCTTTGAGGAGTGGATTTGGATCAAGCACGACGCTTCAGCATCAAAGGACGATCAACTCTCTTCAACCAACGACCCGGGCGGTCAATCGAAGAATGGAGAATGCTATTCATCATCAACAGCGTCTATAA
- the PAN2 gene encoding poly(A)-specific ribonuclease (ancestral locus Anc_6.176): MNNWQHSFTHSVDLIEHLKKPYLRYDDREKEATSTSFDARANLVWVGDSYGRISSYDPNFSLYSRFTAHIGGTAVRDVLTHREGVLSIGDDSLHFANRRGIALLNLTSVDVAAFDSLNAMCLGTSDQHDEVYCAGSNLASGIVRINLSRGCVGSIMSYSSKVKLLSSNNKHICIGKQSGGIDIFDPLSDSIVKSFPAHLGTISAMDTRGYNLVAVGKSRRFNSLYADPFVNVYDLRMMQQLPPVSFSKGTTMGAGGADFVQLHPLLPTVVLVASQSGSFDFVDLVNPTLRTQHVHPIQPIKDIKLSPNGDHLIFVGNDNVMTTWTRSADSTSFTSTPEIWEYPDFVDDGDVPSVSVDDYGYPLSSVGMPYYSQKLLSAWNNVVFRSPGTIPMPIDTSIQSSAKMQVSKNGSSPDVKTYALMHYDKNKFGPRNTLQPYICLRDVRKRIASGTIPDDVLRYKPLKEGEIPPAYGKLQLSHGRYGSDNFDFQAFNKTPFSTLDTDGDNTYTNAVLQLYRFVPEVFNFVVGCLKNENFESNSLLTELGYLYDMIDRSKGTVCRSTNFQSSLNSIEKAKELGLTTTFPNDLQMLERLNIAKEKISTGPERLQRSLGQKFNEFLLTRLIEEEAGRDANSMVLKELFGFQLDSIVRSSSQHYEKSTSTVLTLTLLSPARNGFKSVGKRSGNQTILPYLESSMKRVKHINNSKLETVGYERTVKNLPPILSLNILLTDSEWNIAKSNRNWLAKDFYATMSKDKALLQPTLKDLKGNSPIFKYELNGYVAKVTDNNCESRLVTYARKYDRASDQFKWYMFNGYLAIEIEEEEALDISYWWKTPEMIIYCDAEEIRKPFFSVDTYPINCDILYRDHFANKLKESAKLEYKLLTKEEAPQPGSLVAIDAEFVILNEEMSDIDCHGVKTIVKPKKTALARLSAIRCADGPLFGVPFIDDYIFNEGPIENYVTKYSGISPGDLDLKTSSKPLVSREVTYRKVWLLMQIGCVFVGHGLSNDFKHININVPAAQIRDTALYFLRGKRYLSLRYLAFALLDRNIQEGNHDSIEDAYTALILYQKYLDLQKNGTLEHVLDRIYSEGRALNYRVPL, translated from the coding sequence ATGAACAATTGGCAGCATTCCTTTACGCACTCTGTGGACCTTATagagcatttgaagaaaccataCCTCCGATATGACGATAGGGAAAAGGAGGCAACAAGTACGAGTTTTGATGCAAGGGCAAACTTAGTATGGGTTGGGGACAGCTACGGAAGGATTTCCTCTTACGATCCCAATTTTTCCTTGTATAGCCGTTTCACAGCTCATATTGGTGGAACGGCGGTCAGGGATGTTCTGACTCATAGGGAAGGTGTCCTGTCGATTGGTGACGATTCGTTGCATTTTGCAAACCGCCGAGGTATCGCGCTGCTCAACCTGACAAGCGTGGATGTTGCAGCTTTCGATTCACTTAATGCCATGTGTTTGGGTACGTCAGATCAGCACGATGAAGTTTATTGTGCAGGTAGCAATTTAGCTTCGGGTATTGTGCGTATCAATCTGAGTCGAGGATGTGTGGGGTCTATAATGAGCTACTCATCGAAGGTGAAGCTGCTGTCGTCCAATAACAAGCATATATGTATTGGCAAGCAAAGCGGAGGGATTGATATTTTCGATCCGCTCTCAGATAGCATCGTGAAGTCATTCCCGGCTCATTTGGGGACTATATCTGCAATGGACACGCGGGGATACAATCTTGTGGCTGTCGGAAAATCGAGACGATTCAACAGCTTGTATGCCGATCCCTTTGTGAACGTCTATGACCTGCGAATGATGCAGCAGCTGCCACCTGTATCTTTTTCTAAGGGCACGACCATGGGGGCTGGTGGCGCGGATTTCGTGCAACTTCATCCGCTTCTACCAACGGTCGTTCTGGTAGCCTCGCAGTCCGGTTCATTTGACTTCGTAGATCTAGTGAATCCAACTCTGAGAACTCAACATGTTCACCCTATTCAACccatcaaagatatcaagCTATCACCTAACGGAGATCATCTTATTTTTGTCGGAAATGACAACGTCATGACAACGTGGACGAGATCTGCAGATTCGACCTCTTTCACTAGCACACCAGAGATATGGGAATATCCTGATTTCGTTGACGATGGTGATGTTCCAAGCGTTTCCGTAGACGATTATGGTTATCCGTTGAGCAGCGTTGGAATGCCCTACTACAgtcaaaagcttctttctGCGTGGAATAATGTCGTTTTTCGAAGTCCCGGCACCATTCCTATGCCAATCGATACATCAATACAGTCTTCAGCTAAAATGCAGGTCTCTAAAAATGGATCATCACCCGATGTGAAAACGTATGCACTCATGCACTATGACAAGAACAAATTCGGACCTAGGAATACGCTACAACCCTATATATGTCTCAGAGACGTGAGGAAAAGAATAGCGTCTGGCACAATTCCGGATGACGTTTTGCGGTACAAGCCGCTAAAGGAAGGCGAGATTCCCCCTGCATACGGTAAGCTACAGTTAAGCCATGGGCGCTATGGTTCGGATAATTTTGATTTTCAAGCATTCAACAAGACACCATTTTCGACTCTAGATACGGACGGCGATAATACATATACAAACGCCGTTTTACAACTGTATCGCTTCGTACCTGAGGTGTTCAACTTTGTTGTTGGCTGCTTAAAgaatgaaaattttgaGTCCAATTCGCTTCTTACTGAGTTAGGCTATCTGTACGATATGATAGACAGGTCAAAAGGTACAGTATGTCGATCCACAAATTTCCAGAGTTCCCTGAATTCCATTGAAAAGGCGAAGGAATTGGGCCTAACGACGACATTTCCGAATGATTTACAAATGCTTGAACGGCTTAACATAGCAAAGGAGAAGATTTCAACAGGTCCTgaaaggcttcaaagaAGCTTAGGCCAGAAGTTCAATGAATTTCTGCTAACGAGACTAattgaagaggaagcaggCAGAGATGCAAACAGCATGGTTTTAAAGGAACTTTTTGGTTTTCAGCTGGACTCAATCGTCCGCTCTAGCTCTCAGCACTATGAGAAATCGACCAGCACAGTTCTCACTTTGACTCTGCTGTCACCTGCAAGGAATGGTTTCAAATCAGTCGGCAAGCGCTCAGGCAATCAGACTATTTTACCCTATCTGGAATCATCTATGAAGAGAGTGAAGCATATCAATAACAGCAAACTAGAAACTGTCGGTTATGAAAGAACGGTTAAGAACCTTCCGCCGATCCTTTCTTTAAATATTCTTCTAACAGACTCTGAATGGAATATTGCTAAATCCAACCGCAACTGGCTAGCCAAGGATTTTTACGCTACTATGTCCAAAGacaaagctcttcttcagccgACCCTCAAAGATCTGAAGGGAAATAGCCCGATATTCAAGTATGAATTAAACGGCTATGTGGCTAAGGTGACCGACAATAATTGCGAATCACGTCTCGTAACGTATGCCCGAAAATACGATAGAGCGTCAGATCAATTCAAATGGTACATGTTTAATGGGTACCTGGCGatcgaaattgaagaagaagaagctctcgATATATCATATTGGTGGAAGACACCTGAAATGATCATATACTGCGATGCCGAGGAAATTCGAAAGCCTTTTTTCTCTGTGGATACATACCCAATTAATTGCGATATCCTATATCGCGACCATTTTGCTAATAAGCTAAAAGAGTCCGCGAAACTGGAGTACAAACTTCTAACAAAGGAGGAGGCACCTCAACCCGGAAGCCTGGTCGCGATCGATGCAGAGTTTGTTATTTTAAATGAGGAAATGAGTGATATCGATTGCCATGGTGTCAAAACCATAGTCAAACCTAAAAAGACAGCGCTCGCTAGACTTTCCGCAATCCGATGCGCAGACGGGCCTCTTTTTGGAGTTCCCTTTATTGATGACTATATTTTCAACGAGGGGCCAATCGAAAACTATGTTACAAAATACAGCGGTATTTCGCCAGGTGATTTGGATTTAAAAACCAGCTCAAAGCCTTTGGTTTCTAGAGAGGTAACTTACAGAAAAGTTTGGCTCTTAATGCAAATTGGTTGTGTATTCGTTGGCCACGGTCTAAGTAATGACTTCAAACACATCAACATTAACGTACCAGCCGCACAAATAAGAGATACTGCCTTATATTTTTTGAGAGGAAAACGTTACTTGTCGCTGAGATACCTCGCCTTCGCTCTGCTCGATAGAAACATCCAAGAGGGGAACCATGATTCGATAGAAGATGCATACACTGCTTTGATCTTGTACCAAAAATATTTGGACCTTCAGAAAAACGGTACATTGGAGCATGTATTAGATAGAATATATTCAGAGGGGAGGGCCCTGAATTATCGGGTTCCCCTCTAG
- the VPS45 gene encoding Vps45p (ancestral locus Anc_6.174), producing MDLFKVADYYVDRIVNSQSRVSNSSVAERSRIKALLLDKDTITTISMCTTQTELLNHEIYLVDTIENQNRDVMRHLRCLAYVSPTEETLQALLRELQNPKYGDYYIFFSNAVSKSQLERLAEADDLEVVSKVEEIYQDYHIINSDFFSLDIPVENLLQVRDTWEASTLIECTKSLTSLLLSLKLKPDIKFEANSRMCSKLAREVSIYIEQNEKTLFDFPKIDSTPMLVLLDRKNDPLTPLLQPWTYQSMLNEYIGIKGNIVDLSGIPDVDKDIKTVTLSPRQDAFFHSTMYSNFGELGDKVNQYVTTYKDKTHSNSQINTIEDIKRFIEKYPEFRKLSGNVAKHMAIVGELDRQLRLGDIWRLSEVEQNLAVHKDSQEDYQAMLTLLRDEKLRNEYKLKLACIYSLKHGENSERMDGVVQTLSQQLPAEEINLFHKFRTIFHADQTKGEGQGHLRDKDDLLSELAKKFNSRMGSGNNTEAENVYMQHVPEISTLLTDISKNKVSRDRLKTMSSSKAAESSPKLSSPTSPAAPPQDIVIFVVGGVTYEEARFVHQFNETMKNKTRVVLGGTSVLSTSDFMQSIRNT from the coding sequence ATGGATTTGTTCAAGGTTGCCGATTACTATGTGGATAGGATAGTGAACTCCCAATCGAGAGTGAGCAACTCAAGCGTCGCAGAACGTAGTAGGATCAAGgctctgctgctggataAGGATACCATAACCACTATTTCGATGTGTACGACGCAGACTGAGCTGCTGAATCATGAGATATACCTAGTGGATACGATTGAGAATCAGAACAGGGATGTGATGAGACATTTACGTTGTTTGGCGTACGTTAGCCCAACGGAGGAGACCCTGCAAGCCTTGTTACGAGAACTGCAGAATCCAAAATATGGCGACTACTACATCTTCTTTAGCAATGCGGTATCCAAGTCGCAGTTGGAGAGATTGGCAGAAGCGGATGATCTGGAAGTTGTATCCAAGGTGGAGGAGATCTATCAGGATTACCACATTATTAACAGCGATTTTTTCTCGTTAGATATACCTGTGGAGAACCTTCTTCAGGTTCGGGATACGTGGGAGGCGTCGACTCTTATCGAATGTACCAAATCGTTGACTTCGTTACTGTTGTCATTGAAACTGAAGCCCGACATCAAGTTCGAGGCCAATAGTAGGATGTGCTCGAAACTGGCAAGAGAAGTCAGCATATACATCGAGCAAAATGAGAAAACTCTATTTGACTTTCCAAAGATAGATTCCACTCCAATGTTGGTCCTACTAGATCGCAAGAACGACCCTCTCACACCGCTTTTACAGCCTTGGACATACCAATCGATGTTGAATGAGTATATCGGAATAAAGGGTAACATTGTTGATTTGTCAGGTATACCAGATGTTGATAAGGATATAAAGACTGTTACGTTGTCACCGAGACAAGATGCATTTTTCCATAGCACAATGTACTCGAATTTTGGCGAGCTTGGGGATAAAGTCAACCAATATGTGACGACCTATAAGGATAAAACTCATTCAAACAGTCAGATTAATACCATCGAAGATATTAAAAGGTTTATTGAGAAATACCCTGAGTTCAGGAAACTATCCGGTAACGTAGCCAAGCACATGGCAATCGTCGGAGAATTAGATAGGCAGTTGCGGTTGGGAGATATTTGGCGTTTGAGTGAGGTGGAACAAAATCTCGCAGTTCATAAAGACAGTCAGGAAGACTATCAAGCCATGTTGACCCTATTGAGAGACGAAAAATTACGGAATGAATACAAACTGAAACTCGCTTGTATTTATTCTCTAAAGCATGGAGAAAATAGTGAAAGAATGGACGGGGTCGTGCAGACTTTGAGCCAGCAACTACCGGCAGAAGAGATTAACTTGTTCCACAAATTTAGAACTATCTTCCACGCTGACCAAACAAAGGGAGAGGGACAAGGCCACTTGAGAGATAAAGATGATTTGCTGAGTGAGCTCGCcaaaaaattcaacagTAGGATGGGCTCGGGAAACAACACTGAGGCAGAAAATGTGTATATGCAGCATGTGCCTGAAATATCAACGCTCTTAACTGATATTTCGAAGAACAAGGTATCGCGCGACAGGCTGAAAACCATGAGcagttcaaaagctgcagaaTCCTCACCAAAGTTATCTTCCCCAACCTCACCTGCGGCTCCGCCTCAAGATATCGTAATATTCGTTGTTGGGGGTGTCACTTACGAAGAGGCTAGATTCGTCCATCAATTTAACGAAACAATGAAAAACAAGACTAGGGTAGTTCTAGGAGGAACCTCAGTTCTCTCCACCAGTGACTTTATGCAATCTATTCGCAATACATAG